In Arsenicicoccus dermatophilus, a genomic segment contains:
- a CDS encoding 3-oxoacyl-ACP reductase yields the protein MADQYTDFVNSPFGRNVARKLGLPAPARLRRHTPGDSLVEGPVLVAGDGPYGEGLRVMVAAAGVRAVASLEEAGDERLGGLVLDLSPVREPAELARLRELGAPAVKRLAPNARVVVLGTDHTVLTDPVAVASQRALDGFVRSLAKELRAGATANLVYGPPPAADAQGTEAEAAHRNVGEAVRFFLSGRSAFVDGQTVRVDATSAPVNPSVDRPLEGKVAVVTGAARGIGAAIARTLHRDGATVVCVDVPAAGEQLAAVASEVRGTALQLDVTAPDAGRRIVEHARGRHGSLDIVVHNAGITRDKLFVNMDDARWDSVMAVNLESILRINEALLGEGGLADGGRIVCLSSQSGFGGNRGQTNYSATKSAIIGLVSSLAPGLRDRGITVNGVAPGLIETEMTAAMPFATREAGRRLSSLQQGGQPVDVAETIAWLAQPGSAGITGQVVRVCGQNFLGA from the coding sequence ATGGCTGACCAGTACACCGACTTCGTCAACTCGCCCTTCGGCAGGAATGTCGCCAGGAAGCTCGGCCTGCCCGCCCCCGCGCGGCTGCGTCGGCATACCCCGGGCGACAGCCTGGTCGAGGGTCCCGTCCTCGTCGCCGGCGACGGGCCGTACGGCGAGGGCCTGCGCGTCATGGTCGCCGCCGCCGGGGTCCGGGCCGTCGCCTCGCTCGAGGAGGCGGGTGACGAGCGCCTCGGCGGCCTCGTCCTCGATCTCTCCCCGGTGCGCGAGCCCGCGGAGCTGGCCCGCCTGCGCGAGCTCGGTGCCCCGGCCGTCAAGCGCCTGGCGCCGAACGCCCGGGTGGTCGTCCTCGGCACCGACCACACCGTCCTGACCGACCCGGTCGCCGTGGCCAGCCAGCGGGCGCTCGACGGCTTCGTGCGCTCGCTCGCCAAGGAGCTGCGCGCCGGCGCCACGGCCAACCTGGTCTACGGCCCGCCGCCGGCGGCCGACGCCCAGGGCACCGAGGCGGAGGCCGCGCACCGCAACGTGGGCGAGGCCGTGCGCTTCTTCCTGTCCGGTCGCTCGGCCTTCGTCGACGGTCAGACCGTGCGGGTGGACGCCACCTCCGCCCCGGTCAACCCCTCGGTGGACCGGCCCCTGGAGGGCAAGGTCGCCGTGGTCACCGGCGCCGCCCGCGGCATCGGGGCAGCCATCGCGCGGACCCTGCACCGCGACGGCGCCACCGTGGTCTGCGTCGACGTCCCCGCGGCGGGCGAGCAGCTCGCCGCCGTCGCCTCCGAGGTCCGCGGCACCGCGCTGCAGCTCGACGTCACCGCGCCCGACGCCGGTCGCCGGATCGTGGAGCACGCCCGCGGTCGGCACGGCAGCCTCGACATCGTGGTCCACAACGCCGGCATCACCCGGGACAAGCTCTTCGTCAACATGGACGACGCCCGCTGGGACTCGGTCATGGCGGTCAACCTCGAGTCGATCCTGCGGATCAACGAGGCGCTGCTCGGGGAGGGCGGACTGGCCGACGGCGGCCGGATAGTGTGCCTGTCCTCGCAGTCCGGCTTCGGCGGCAACCGCGGGCAGACCAACTACTCCGCCACCAAGAGCGCGATCATCGGCCTGGTGTCGTCGCTGGCCCCCGGCCTGCGCGACCGCGGGATTACCGTCAACGGCGTCGCCCCCGGCCTGATCGAGACCGAGATGACCGCCGCGATGCCCTTCGCCACCCGCGAGGCGGGCCGTCGCCTCTCGTCGCTGCAGCAGGGCGGCCAGCCGGTCGACGTCGCCGAGACCATCGCCTGGCTCGCGCAGCCCGGCTCGGCGGGCATCACCGGCCAGGTCGTGCGGGTCTGCGGCCAGAACTTCCTGGGGGCCTGA
- a CDS encoding MaoC family dehydratase — protein sequence MTDHATDAGAVVPAQELEQAPSLVGSLLRGALTARGRSGGLTTRRLVRRGVAVDRAHLADYQRLVGAPVGDTLPHLYPHLLGFPLAAKLMSDPDFPLPMPGLVHVENTTTLHRRLDADETFDVTVWAEGKRPHPRGELVDLVTLVEADGETVWQESSSYLRRGRIHPQARPGAKAPDMPDGVASARWRLAGDLGRQYAGVSGDVNPIHLHPWTAKAMGFPRAIAHGMWTGARTLAALGPASEGASRSHVWFRKPVLLPGSVELVTDRQPGRQVAALRHASKPELTHLVALLEH from the coding sequence ATGACCGACCACGCCACCGACGCGGGCGCCGTGGTGCCCGCTCAGGAGCTGGAGCAGGCGCCGTCGCTGGTCGGCTCTCTGCTGCGCGGCGCCCTGACCGCCCGCGGCCGCTCCGGCGGCCTGACCACGCGGCGTCTGGTGCGCCGCGGGGTCGCGGTCGACCGGGCCCACCTCGCCGACTACCAGCGCCTCGTGGGCGCCCCCGTCGGCGACACCCTGCCGCACCTGTATCCCCACCTGCTGGGCTTCCCGCTCGCGGCCAAGCTCATGTCCGACCCGGACTTCCCCCTGCCGATGCCGGGGCTGGTCCACGTGGAGAACACCACGACCCTCCACCGCCGTCTCGACGCGGACGAGACCTTCGACGTGACCGTGTGGGCCGAGGGCAAGCGCCCCCACCCGCGCGGCGAGCTCGTCGACCTGGTCACCCTGGTCGAGGCCGACGGCGAGACGGTGTGGCAGGAGTCCAGCAGCTATCTGCGGCGCGGCCGCATCCACCCGCAGGCCCGGCCCGGCGCGAAGGCTCCCGACATGCCGGACGGGGTCGCGTCCGCCCGCTGGCGGCTGGCCGGTGACCTCGGTCGGCAGTACGCCGGGGTCAGCGGGGACGTCAACCCGATCCACCTGCACCCGTGGACGGCCAAGGCCATGGGCTTCCCGCGTGCCATCGCGCACGGCATGTGGACCGGCGCGCGCACCCTGGCGGCGCTGGGGCCCGCGAGCGAGGGCGCCAGCCGCTCGCACGTGTGGTTCCGCAAGCCGGTGCTCCTGCCCGGATCGGTCGAGCTGGTCACCGACCGGCAGCCCGGCCGGCAGGTCGCCGCGCTGCGTCACGCGTCCAAGCCCGAGCTGACCCACCTGGTGGCACTGCTCGAGCACTGA
- a CDS encoding phage major capsid protein: protein MFLAAGPRIFDTAGPLRLPKNGGPITDPGWTGENEQIPERDVDFDEVKLLPSTLKSVKVITRVSAELARQSVINLDQAIRDRLVRDVADKLDAQFLSASGDGVTTPKGLFAYAGTQEVKVGGAMTLDHLLDAWGKALSANVAMTALKWVMAPGDFVALRKIKDTAGRYLLQADPTADGVFRVWGAPVIVTKRVPDTTGSTPTGRAALVDFSQIAVARDLAPSVKVLTERYADYDQVGIRVVARYDAAPLNPEAIVTLTGITR, encoded by the coding sequence GTGTTCCTCGCCGCCGGCCCGCGCATCTTCGACACCGCTGGCCCCCTGCGCCTGCCGAAGAACGGTGGCCCCATCACCGACCCCGGCTGGACCGGGGAGAACGAGCAGATCCCGGAGCGCGACGTCGACTTCGACGAGGTGAAGCTGCTCCCCTCGACCCTGAAGAGCGTGAAGGTCATCACCCGCGTCTCGGCCGAGCTCGCCCGCCAGTCCGTGATCAACCTGGACCAGGCGATCCGCGACCGGCTCGTGCGCGACGTGGCCGACAAGCTCGACGCCCAGTTCCTGTCCGCGTCCGGTGACGGCGTGACGACCCCAAAGGGCCTGTTCGCCTACGCCGGTACCCAGGAGGTCAAGGTCGGTGGCGCGATGACCCTCGACCACCTGCTCGACGCCTGGGGCAAGGCTCTGTCCGCCAACGTCGCCATGACCGCGCTCAAGTGGGTGATGGCCCCTGGCGACTTCGTGGCCCTGCGCAAGATCAAGGACACTGCCGGCCGCTACCTGCTGCAGGCCGACCCCACCGCCGACGGCGTGTTCCGTGTCTGGGGCGCCCCCGTCATCGTCACCAAGCGCGTCCCGGACACCACCGGCAGCACCCCGACCGGCCGCGCTGCTCTCGTGGACTTCTCCCAGATCGCCGTCGCCCGCGACCTGGCCCCGAGCGTGAAGGTCCTCACCGAGCGGTACGCCGACTACGACCAGGTCGGCATCCGTGTCGTGGCCCGCTACGACGCCGCCCCGCTCAACCCTGAGGCGATCGTCACCCTGACCGGGATCACCCGCTGA
- a CDS encoding phage portal protein: MPTDLLTTLLTALDAPQARYAALDRYYAGTQPLAFLAPEAREALGERLTTMSSNLPRLAVTSLAERLRVTGFTLDGKPATQLWEAWRRNDLDQLAGVAHREALALGSAYVATWAGEDGKALVTVESARQVVTIHDPATREVTAAIKRWEDAQGTHAVVYTADTIRHHFAPQAGATAGFRVVERIDNPLGVVPVTPLHNTDRLLGGGVSEMADLLPLVDALSKLLADMLVGSEYYARPRRWATGVELAEDADGNAANPFAEGIKMMVSESPDTKFGSLPAADLSAYTDAVNVVTSQIMAVSGLPAHYVGVLSNQPSSADALRASEASLTARAEARQQVFGRAWERVARLVLAVENGVDPATVAPSVSWADPATRSVAQEADAVVKLYSAGLLPASAALRRLGYSDSDIDAIRRDMSADAVSRLDLGGVVAR, translated from the coding sequence ATGCCCACTGATCTGCTCACGACGCTCCTGACGGCCCTGGACGCCCCGCAGGCCCGGTACGCCGCGCTCGACCGCTACTACGCCGGCACCCAGCCCCTCGCGTTCCTGGCGCCCGAGGCCCGCGAGGCCCTGGGGGAACGGCTGACCACCATGTCGTCCAACCTGCCGCGTCTGGCCGTGACGTCGCTCGCGGAGCGGCTGCGGGTGACCGGCTTCACCCTCGACGGCAAGCCCGCCACGCAACTGTGGGAGGCGTGGCGGCGCAACGACCTCGACCAGCTCGCCGGGGTCGCGCACCGCGAGGCCCTGGCCCTCGGCAGCGCCTACGTCGCGACGTGGGCCGGCGAGGACGGCAAGGCCCTGGTCACGGTCGAATCTGCTCGTCAGGTCGTCACCATCCACGACCCCGCCACCCGAGAGGTGACCGCCGCCATCAAGCGCTGGGAGGACGCCCAGGGAACCCACGCTGTGGTGTACACCGCCGACACGATCCGCCACCACTTCGCCCCGCAGGCGGGCGCCACGGCCGGCTTCCGGGTGGTCGAGCGCATCGACAACCCCTTGGGAGTCGTGCCCGTCACGCCGCTGCACAACACCGACCGCCTGCTCGGCGGCGGGGTCTCCGAGATGGCCGACCTGCTGCCCCTGGTCGACGCCCTCTCCAAGCTCCTCGCCGACATGCTCGTCGGCAGCGAGTACTACGCCCGGCCCCGGCGCTGGGCTACCGGCGTCGAGCTGGCAGAGGACGCGGACGGCAACGCGGCGAACCCGTTCGCTGAGGGCATCAAGATGATGGTCTCGGAGTCGCCCGACACGAAGTTCGGCAGCCTTCCGGCGGCGGATCTCTCCGCCTACACCGACGCCGTGAACGTCGTCACGTCGCAGATCATGGCGGTGTCGGGTCTGCCAGCCCACTACGTCGGTGTGCTGTCGAACCAGCCATCCAGCGCTGACGCCCTGCGCGCCAGCGAGGCCAGCCTGACCGCTCGTGCCGAGGCCCGTCAGCAGGTGTTCGGGCGCGCGTGGGAGCGCGTGGCGCGGCTGGTCCTGGCCGTCGAGAACGGTGTCGACCCCGCCACCGTGGCGCCGTCCGTGTCGTGGGCCGACCCCGCCACCCGCTCCGTGGCGCAGGAGGCGGACGCCGTTGTGAAGCTGTACAGCGCGGGTCTGCTGCCCGCGTCGGCCGCGCTGCGACGCCTGGGCTACTCCGACAGCGACATTGACGCGATCCGCCGCGACATGTCCGCTGACGCCGTGTCGCGCCTCGATCTTGGCGGTGTCGTGGCCCGATGA
- a CDS encoding terminase large subunit domain-containing protein: protein MDPSPLPLRTRATGAARFARFCQRYIVTPKGTGARSPMKLRPWQVELVGSVLDADPRPRTAGWMMPRGQGKSTLVAALGLYDLILGDEGAEVDVVAVDERQAGIVFGTAARMVELHDDLASRVQVYKDRLTVPERGAKFQCLPASPKAIEGLDPSLAIVDELGVVDRDVFEVLTLAQGKRAQSTLIGIGTPGPDPHNSVLTDMRVYAAEHPDDLTQVWREFSAAGFEHHPVNCEHCWELANPALDDYLHRDALTALLPPKVREATFRRARLCQFVTDTDGAFLAPGVWDALSTGEGIDEGTDVVLALDGSFSDDTTALLLGTVSTRPHFDVLATWERPTSDEAWRVPIAEVENTIRAAARTYRVVEIIADPFRWTRTLQALEAEGLPVVEFPHSPSRLTAATGDLLNAANNGELTHSGDPRLAAHVAAAVITEDARGVRLAKPNRKRNARKIDLAACLVMAHSRATWRATRKPPRRRVAGFR from the coding sequence GTGGACCCGTCGCCCCTGCCGCTGCGCACCCGAGCCACGGGGGCGGCCCGGTTCGCCCGGTTCTGCCAGCGCTACATCGTCACGCCGAAGGGCACCGGGGCGCGGTCCCCGATGAAGCTGCGGCCCTGGCAGGTCGAGCTCGTCGGCTCGGTCCTGGACGCTGACCCTCGCCCTCGCACCGCCGGCTGGATGATGCCGCGTGGACAGGGGAAGTCGACCCTGGTGGCCGCGCTCGGCCTGTACGACCTCATCCTGGGCGACGAGGGCGCCGAGGTCGATGTCGTGGCCGTGGACGAGCGGCAGGCCGGCATCGTGTTCGGCACGGCCGCGCGCATGGTCGAGCTACACGACGACCTCGCGTCGCGCGTGCAGGTCTACAAGGACCGGCTGACGGTGCCTGAGCGGGGCGCGAAGTTCCAGTGCCTCCCCGCCTCGCCCAAGGCGATCGAGGGGCTGGACCCGTCCCTGGCGATAGTGGACGAGCTGGGCGTCGTGGACCGCGACGTGTTCGAGGTATTAACCCTGGCCCAGGGCAAGCGCGCCCAGTCCACGTTGATCGGGATCGGGACGCCCGGCCCGGACCCGCACAACAGCGTGCTGACCGACATGCGCGTGTATGCCGCTGAGCACCCCGACGACCTGACGCAGGTGTGGCGGGAGTTCAGCGCCGCGGGGTTCGAGCACCACCCGGTCAACTGCGAGCACTGCTGGGAGCTGGCGAACCCGGCCTTGGACGACTACCTGCACCGCGACGCGCTGACGGCGCTGCTGCCGCCGAAGGTGCGTGAGGCGACGTTCCGGCGCGCTCGGCTGTGCCAGTTCGTGACCGACACCGACGGCGCGTTCCTGGCGCCCGGCGTGTGGGACGCACTGAGCACGGGCGAGGGCATCGACGAGGGCACCGACGTCGTGCTGGCGCTCGACGGATCGTTCAGCGACGACACGACGGCGCTGCTGCTCGGCACCGTGTCGACCCGGCCGCACTTCGACGTCCTGGCGACGTGGGAGCGACCGACGAGCGACGAGGCCTGGCGGGTGCCCATCGCCGAGGTCGAGAACACCATCCGCGCCGCCGCCCGCACCTACCGGGTGGTGGAGATCATCGCGGACCCCTTCCGCTGGACGCGCACGCTCCAGGCGCTGGAGGCCGAGGGCCTGCCCGTCGTGGAGTTCCCCCACTCGCCATCGCGGCTGACGGCCGCGACGGGTGACCTGCTGAACGCCGCCAACAACGGGGAGCTGACGCACTCCGGTGACCCGCGCCTGGCCGCGCACGTCGCCGCCGCCGTGATCACCGAGGACGCCCGAGGGGTGCGCCTCGCCAAGCCCAACCGCAAGCGCAACGCCCGCAAGATCGACCTCGCCGCGTGCCTGGTCATGGCCCACTCCCGCGCCACCTGGCGCGCCACCCGCAAGCCCCCTCGACGCCGCGTCGCGGGGTTCCGATGA
- a CDS encoding helix-turn-helix transcriptional regulator — translation MSTKILTLAEAAERLRKTPAQMRWMRYNGTGPRSAKLGGRIVYREKDLEDWIEEAFRADEVTA, via the coding sequence ATGTCCACCAAAATCCTGACCCTGGCCGAGGCCGCTGAGCGACTGCGCAAGACGCCAGCACAGATGCGATGGATGAGGTACAACGGCACGGGTCCCCGGTCCGCCAAGCTGGGCGGGCGCATCGTCTACCGCGAGAAGGACCTCGAGGACTGGATCGAGGAGGCCTTCCGGGCCGACGAGGTGACGGCATGA
- a CDS encoding helix-turn-helix transcriptional regulator codes for MNDDETRDQRIGANVQRLREGMTQAALADSMRERGHKWSQATVWSVEKGDRPVRLTEAQDLAAILNVLVDDIGSTGDLRGDEELVECMDSLRRVAKRAALSLEDVDLWRRRMAKALEDTEQAMNEGAIPAEQLQWVRLSCSRARGMLKRDLVSEEHSRLRVQMEGAPHGLDSEAP; via the coding sequence ATGAACGATGACGAGACGAGAGACCAGCGGATCGGGGCGAATGTGCAACGGCTCCGCGAAGGCATGACGCAGGCGGCGCTTGCGGACTCCATGCGTGAGCGCGGCCACAAGTGGTCCCAGGCAACGGTGTGGTCCGTCGAGAAGGGGGACCGGCCAGTTCGCTTGACCGAGGCGCAGGACTTGGCCGCGATCTTGAACGTGCTGGTTGACGACATTGGATCGACAGGCGACCTGCGCGGCGATGAGGAGCTCGTTGAATGCATGGACTCCCTACGGCGCGTCGCCAAGAGGGCAGCCCTCAGCCTCGAAGATGTGGACCTGTGGCGTCGTCGGATGGCCAAGGCGCTTGAGGACACTGAACAGGCCATGAATGAGGGGGCTATCCCTGCCGAGCAGCTGCAATGGGTACGACTCTCGTGCAGTCGAGCGCGGGGCATGCTCAAGCGTGATCTGGTCTCCGAGGAGCACAGCCGGCTTCGGGTTCAGATGGAAGGTGCGCCACATGGCCTCGATAGCGAAGCGCCCTGA
- a CDS encoding tyrosine-type recombinase/integrase: MASIAKRPDGRWRARYRDDTGREHARHFARKVDARRWLDEVTASVVTGQYVDPRSGRMAFRAFYDTWAASQDWAPRTTEAAALALASVTFADLPIRSVTEQHVRDWMKAMQGAQGLAATTRRTRFNYVRMAFLAAVRQRVIPTDPTAGVKPPQVPKAEGSMRVPTSEQVGRALDAADELFRPFVAVCAFAGLRLGEAAGLQLGDVDFLRRTITVRRQVQGCSREGTSVTPPKCGSVRTVPAPSGLVTLLAQHVEWLGLSEADEWLIARLGVPYNRSSAGDQWRRVRAKAGLHGFTLHDLRHHYASGLIAAGCDVVTVQHALGHSSPSITLDVYSHLWPKADDRTRAAAADLMSAALGDSADSVRTAAAD, from the coding sequence ATGGCCTCGATAGCGAAGCGCCCTGACGGCAGGTGGCGGGCGCGCTACCGAGACGACACCGGCCGCGAGCACGCACGTCACTTCGCCCGCAAGGTCGACGCCCGGCGATGGCTGGACGAGGTGACCGCCTCCGTCGTCACCGGCCAGTACGTCGACCCCAGATCCGGGCGCATGGCGTTCCGGGCCTTCTACGACACCTGGGCGGCCTCGCAGGACTGGGCGCCCCGCACCACCGAGGCCGCCGCCCTGGCCCTGGCATCCGTCACGTTCGCGGACCTGCCCATCCGGTCCGTCACCGAGCAGCACGTCCGCGACTGGATGAAGGCCATGCAGGGCGCCCAGGGCCTCGCAGCCACCACCCGGCGCACTAGGTTCAACTACGTCCGCATGGCTTTCCTGGCCGCCGTCCGTCAGCGCGTCATCCCCACCGACCCGACAGCCGGGGTCAAGCCGCCCCAGGTACCCAAGGCCGAGGGGTCCATGCGTGTCCCCACTTCCGAGCAGGTCGGCCGCGCACTCGACGCCGCAGACGAGCTGTTCCGGCCCTTCGTGGCCGTGTGCGCCTTCGCCGGCCTGCGCCTCGGTGAGGCAGCGGGGTTGCAGCTCGGAGACGTGGACTTCCTGCGACGCACGATCACCGTCCGCCGCCAGGTTCAGGGATGCTCCCGCGAGGGCACCTCGGTGACGCCACCGAAGTGCGGGTCGGTCAGGACAGTCCCCGCGCCGTCAGGCCTCGTGACGCTCCTCGCGCAGCACGTCGAGTGGCTGGGCCTGTCCGAGGCCGACGAGTGGCTGATAGCGCGCCTCGGGGTCCCCTACAACCGGTCGTCGGCGGGCGACCAGTGGCGGCGCGTCAGGGCCAAGGCCGGGCTCCACGGGTTCACGCTCCACGACCTGCGACACCACTACGCCTCGGGGCTGATCGCGGCCGGCTGCGACGTCGTGACCGTGCAGCACGCTCTCGGCCACTCGTCGCCGTCCATCACCCTCGACGTCTACTCCCACCTGTGGCCCAAGGCGGACGACCGGACGCGAGCAGCCGCCGCAGACCTGATGAGTGCCGCTCTCGGGGATTCTGCGGACTCTGTGCGGACTGCGGCGGCTGATTAG
- a CDS encoding flavin reductase family protein — MRIDYPAAGDQGLPPAAMYRLLTSVVVPRPIAWVTTRSAAGVDNLAPHSFYTVSCVRPPMVQFTSVGVKDTLRNVQQTGEFVIHLLGERHVEVGNATGTDYPPEVSELDALGLTREPAATVSVPRLAESPVAIECRLHQELTLGDSTVVIGAVTHVAVDAAVLDRTDPEAPHARIRDLAPVARLGRDEWSTIGEVTERARIPWSVIRPT, encoded by the coding sequence ATGCGCATCGACTACCCCGCTGCGGGTGACCAGGGCCTTCCCCCGGCCGCGATGTACCGCCTGCTCACCTCGGTGGTCGTCCCCCGGCCCATCGCCTGGGTGACGACACGGTCGGCGGCCGGGGTGGACAACCTCGCGCCGCACTCCTTCTACACCGTCTCGTGCGTGCGGCCGCCGATGGTGCAGTTCACCTCCGTCGGGGTCAAGGACACCCTTCGGAACGTCCAGCAGACCGGCGAGTTCGTCATCCACCTGCTCGGCGAGCGGCACGTCGAGGTGGGCAACGCGACGGGCACCGACTACCCGCCCGAGGTCAGCGAGCTCGACGCCCTCGGCCTGACCCGGGAGCCCGCAGCGACGGTCTCCGTGCCCCGCCTCGCCGAGTCCCCGGTGGCCATCGAGTGCCGCCTCCACCAGGAGCTCACCCTCGGGGACTCCACCGTCGTCATCGGCGCGGTGACGCACGTCGCGGTCGACGCCGCCGTGCTCGACCGCACCGACCCGGAGGCGCCCCACGCCCGGATCCGGGACCTCGCTCCGGTGGCACGGCTGGGGCGGGACGAGTGGTCCACCATCGGTGAGGTCACCGAGCGTGCCCGCATCCCGTGGAGCGTCATACGCCCGACCTGA
- a CDS encoding glycoside hydrolase family 65 protein translates to MSPHDLGEDPLDRTRFPVDPWRLVETEYCSDDLGTIETLFAVGNGYLGMRGNPPEGRDAHTHGTFINGFHETWDIRHAEAAFGFAKVGQTIVNVPDSKLMKLYVDDEPLLLSVADLVEYEQALDFRTGRLCRDLVVRTASGKRVRVSATRMVSFTERHLAIMTLEVEMLEGDAPVVISSQIINRQDGKDEYHVPGSAMGEGRDPRKAATFTERVLLPQSHWHSERRIILGYKTARSGMTLAVGADHVIETDADYEELIDSDQDRGRKIYRVDAREGQTITVTKAVTYHTSRGVPVRELVDRCRRTLDRVREYGAQHYIDQQRAWLDRYWANTDVAVEGHPALQQAVRWSLFQLAQASARADQLGIAAKGVSGSGYEGHYFWDTEIYVIPFLTYTSPEVARNALRCRVQMLPKARERARELAQRGALFPWRTINGDEASAYYAAGTAQYHIDADVAFAFSKFGDITGDVGFMARDGIEVLVETARMWADLGFWRENGTRSFHIHGVTGPDEYTTVVNNNLFTNVMARDNLERAARAVRELGAADPSAYLRLTRRLDLDPAEIDEWQACADGMHIPYDQTLEIHPQDDQFLDREVWDLARTEPTKRPLLLHYHPLVIYRFQVLKQADVVLALFLQGDRFSLEAKRRDFDYYDPITTGDSTLSAVVQSIIAAEVGYAEMALRYFRAGLYVDLADLHRNTSDGVHIASAGGVWAALVYGFAGMRDYHGDITFDPRLPEDWPELTFPIRVRGTRVRVTVRQDSIGFEVEEGDALEVAVRGEHHEVRAGAPVTVPLAGQGPRRRSLEGTHPVIGDLRADGTIITAGVPNPDLPRRASSAPSDPRVSD, encoded by the coding sequence GTGAGCCCTCACGACCTCGGCGAGGACCCCCTCGACCGCACCCGCTTCCCCGTCGACCCCTGGCGCCTGGTGGAGACCGAGTACTGCAGCGACGACCTGGGGACGATCGAGACCCTCTTCGCCGTCGGCAACGGCTATCTCGGCATGCGGGGCAACCCGCCCGAGGGCCGCGACGCGCACACCCACGGCACCTTCATCAACGGCTTCCACGAGACCTGGGACATCCGGCACGCGGAGGCAGCCTTCGGCTTCGCCAAGGTGGGCCAGACGATCGTCAACGTCCCCGACAGCAAGCTGATGAAGCTCTACGTCGACGACGAGCCGCTGCTGCTGTCCGTGGCCGACCTGGTGGAGTACGAGCAGGCCCTGGACTTCCGGACCGGGCGCCTGTGCCGGGACCTGGTGGTGCGCACCGCGTCCGGCAAGCGGGTGCGCGTCTCGGCGACCCGGATGGTGAGCTTCACCGAGCGCCACCTGGCGATCATGACCCTCGAGGTGGAGATGCTCGAGGGGGACGCCCCCGTCGTCATCTCCAGCCAGATCATCAACCGCCAGGACGGCAAGGACGAGTACCACGTGCCCGGCTCGGCGATGGGCGAGGGCCGAGACCCGCGCAAGGCCGCGACCTTCACCGAGCGGGTGCTGCTGCCCCAGTCCCACTGGCACAGCGAGCGCCGGATCATCCTGGGCTACAAGACCGCCCGCTCCGGCATGACCCTCGCCGTCGGCGCCGACCATGTCATCGAGACCGACGCGGACTACGAGGAGCTCATCGACTCCGACCAGGACCGCGGCCGCAAGATCTACCGCGTCGACGCCCGCGAGGGGCAGACGATCACGGTGACCAAGGCCGTGACCTACCACACCTCCCGCGGCGTCCCCGTGCGCGAGCTCGTCGACCGCTGCCGCCGCACCCTGGACCGGGTGCGCGAGTACGGCGCCCAGCACTACATCGACCAGCAGCGCGCCTGGCTGGACCGCTACTGGGCCAACACCGACGTCGCCGTCGAGGGGCACCCGGCGCTGCAGCAGGCCGTCCGCTGGAGCCTGTTCCAGCTCGCCCAGGCCTCGGCGCGCGCCGACCAGCTCGGCATCGCCGCCAAGGGCGTGTCCGGGTCGGGCTACGAGGGCCACTACTTCTGGGACACCGAGATCTACGTCATCCCCTTCCTGACGTACACCTCCCCCGAGGTCGCCCGCAACGCCCTGCGCTGCCGGGTGCAGATGCTGCCCAAGGCACGCGAGCGTGCCCGCGAGCTCGCCCAGCGCGGAGCGCTGTTCCCCTGGCGGACCATCAACGGCGACGAGGCCTCGGCCTACTACGCCGCCGGCACCGCGCAGTACCACATCGACGCCGACGTGGCCTTCGCCTTCAGCAAGTTCGGCGACATCACCGGTGACGTGGGCTTCATGGCCCGCGACGGCATCGAGGTACTCGTCGAGACCGCGCGGATGTGGGCCGACCTCGGCTTCTGGCGGGAGAACGGCACCCGGTCCTTCCACATCCACGGGGTGACCGGGCCGGACGAGTACACCACCGTCGTCAACAACAACCTGTTCACCAACGTCATGGCCCGCGACAACCTCGAGCGAGCCGCCCGCGCCGTCCGCGAGCTGGGCGCCGCGGACCCTTCGGCATACCTGCGTCTGACCCGCCGGCTCGACCTGGACCCGGCCGAGATCGACGAGTGGCAGGCCTGCGCCGACGGCATGCACATCCCGTACGACCAGACCCTGGAGATCCACCCGCAGGACGACCAGTTCCTCGACCGCGAGGTGTGGGACCTGGCCCGCACCGAGCCGACCAAGCGGCCGCTGCTGCTGCACTACCACCCGCTGGTGATCTACCGCTTCCAGGTGCTCAAGCAGGCCGACGTGGTGCTCGCGCTGTTCCTGCAGGGCGACCGCTTCTCCCTGGAGGCCAAGCGACGCGACTTCGACTACTACGACCCGATCACCACGGGTGACTCCACCCTGTCGGCGGTCGTGCAGTCGATCATCGCGGCCGAGGTGGGGTATGCCGAGATGGCGCTGCGCTACTTCCGCGCGGGCCTGTACGTCGACCTGGCCGACCTGCACCGCAACACCTCCGACGGGGTGCACATCGCCTCGGCCGGTGGCGTCTGGGCAGCGCTCGTCTACGGCTTCGCCGGGATGCGAGACTACCACGGGGACATCACCTTCGACCCGCGGTTGCCCGAGGACTGGCCGGAGCTGACGTTCCCGATCCGGGTGCGCGGCACCCGGGTGCGGGTGACCGTGCGGCAGGATTCGATCGGCTTCGAGGTGGAGGAGGGCGACGCGCTCGAGGTGGCCGTGCGCGGCGAGCACCACGAGGTGCGCGCCGGTGCTCCGGTGACCGTGCCGCTGGCCGGGCAGGGCCCGCGGCGGCGCTCGCTGGAGGGCACCCACCCGGTGATCGGCGACCTGCGGGCCGACGGCACCATCATCACGGCGGGCGTCCCCAACCCCGACCTGCCGCGGCGGGCCAGCAGCGCACCCAGCGACCCGCGCGTGAGCGACTGA